GTTTGAAGGATTTTTGGCTGAGGGTATTTCCCAGCCTTTACGAAAGCGGTACTCCTGCTTTACCATGGTTTTTCGATGCAGATAAACGCTGGAGAGAGGTGGACATTCATCCTGATATCGATCAGATGAAGCAGTTCTTGAGCAGCGTGGTGCGTATTGGATAGTACATTTTTCCATTTATGGATGGCACAATGAGTAAAACCCCTAAGCCTGAGTGGTCTCGCTTCGCCGAGCTCGTTCATGCCGGAGGAGGGCAATGGCTGACACGTGGTTACCACCATTTGGGGGCTATGGGGGCCTTTGTGGCTTCGAGGCTGGGATTGTCACCCAATGTCGTGACTTTGGTCAGTGCGCTCTGCGTATTGGTGGCCGTGTGCATCCTGGGTTACACGGGGCTGGGTACTCTGTGGGCCTCGGTGGTGGTCTTTGTGCTGATGGCCGTTGGTTATGTGCTGGATTGTGCTGATGGCCAGCTTGCACGAGCGACGCAGCAATGTTCCAAGCTTGGGGCCTGGTTAGACCACTTGGTGGATGCGGGTAAGATTTTCTTGGTGAACTTCTGTATCGGGTGGGTGCTTATCAGCCGGCCGGAAGTGCACGGACTGGAAGTCAGTTTGTGCTTTGTCGCCATGGTGCTCAATATTACCGGATCAGCGCTGTATTTTTTCGCTTGGAATTTCAAGGTCTTGATCGCGGGGGACGGTCTGATCGAGAGGATGTCTGATAAGAAGAGTCAGGGTAAAGTGAGGCTGCTCAAGCTCTCTCACCAGGTCACCGACTATGGATGGTTTCCATTTATTTTTCTGGTTATGGTTGACCCGGGTAAATTCGCAATGGTCTATTTGGTTTACGGAGCCATTACCTTCCTCATCTTCATGGGGTATATAGTCTTGTCAGCAGGCTATATGGCGAAACTTAAAGACTGATATGAACGAAAGAATCAAAAGCGCGCTCAAGTCCCCCCTGGCCATACCATTGGCGTTAATTGGGGTGCTGTTTATCTATTACCTTTGTATCTGTAACGTCTACACCGTTCTGGAGAACCGCAAGAGTGAGGTCTTCTTCTGGATGATGGATTCCTGGAATGAGCGGAATGACCTCTTGCACGGATATGCCGTGCCGTTTCTCTTTGTTCTCTTCTCTTACTGGGGAATCAAGGCCATGCGCAAAGAGCCTGACTCCAGCGGAGTGGCTGGCATCTTCATCTTGTTGATTGGGATGCTGCTTTTCGTGGCCTCTGCGAGAACGATCCAGCCGCGTCTGGCCTTGATTGGTCTACCATTCATCATTTCAGGCTCTGCGATCTATTTGTGTGGCTGGAAGGCAGGCAAGCACATGCTCTTTCCCGCCTTTTTCTGGTACTTTGCCATTCCTATTCCCGGGATTCAGCAAACTACCAACCATCTACAGGTGATCGTGACCCAGGCCTGTTACCATGTGGGTACCGCCATGGGTATGGAGTTGGTCAATGTCGGTAACACGATCTCCTCTGCCACCGATAAATGGGAGTTTGATATTGCTGAGGGATGCAGTGGTATTCGCTCGCTGATGGCGCTGCTGATGATTGCTGCCATCTATGCCTACTACTCACAGAAAGAATTCTGGAAGAAAGCGTTTATGTTTGCCATGGCCTTCCCCTTGGCTTTGGTGGGTAACTTCTTCCGGGTCTTCACGATCCTGGTGCTTGCTGAGATGGGCTTCGATAAGTTTGCTGCCAATGCCTACCATGACTATGCTGGTCTGTTATTCTTTTTCCCGGCAGCGCTTTTGGGGCTGTTCTTGACTGACAGGTTGTTGAATTTCCGTCGTCACCGCAAAAAAGTGAAAGTGAGGCAGCAAGCCTAGGCTTGAATCGATCACCATGAAAAATCTTCAGAAAATGACAAGGAGAGCTTGGATCCTGTTTGGTATGTTGGCGGTAGGCTTTTCGACGATCTGGTTACTGCCGGATCAAAAGCAGATGGTGCCCTCCCGCTTGTCGAAAAAATTGCCCGATACTTGCCGACTTTGGCAAAGCGTGCCCCGTGAAGTCAGCGATAAGGAAAAAGAGATTCTGGCGGACGATACCGAGTTTGCCCGCAGATTTTATTTTGATCCAGAGAATCCGGCGAGAGATTATCACGGCTTCGAGGTATCTGTGGTCTTCTCGGGCAAAGATATTAATAACAGTCTGCACCGTCCGGAGGTGTGTTTGGTGGCTCAGGGGTGGCAGTTTGTTGGGCAACGCCACATAAAGTTGGATGGTGTGATGCCAGACGGTTCAGATCTTCCCGTGAAAGAGTTGGTATGCGTGCGTCCACGCATAGGGGAAGATAAGCAACCAGTGATGAACGGTAAAGGGGAGCCGATGTATGATAAGCGCATCCAGTTCTATACCTACATCGGCCGGGACAAGGTCGTTTCTGATCACTACCAGCGTACCTGGGAAGATATTAAGGATAGGATCGTTGGAGGCTTTGATCAGCAGTGGGCCTATGCTACTTTCAGCACGGCAGTAACTTCTGCTTATGTGGATCAAGGTAATTGGAATTCTCTGATTCCATCCAGGGATGAAGATCAAACGAGAGAAGCTCTGTCTGACTTTATCCAGCAATTGCTTCCTCTCATTTTGGATCAAGAATCATAACCTCTGTGTTCCCACTCCTTATAGAAGTCTCGTAGTCACTACCTCTCCTAGTTAGTTCCACCCATGTTCGCCTCTTCCAGAAAAGAATCCTTTTCGCTGCAAGCCATGCAGATTGCAGACGCCTGTCTGGTCTGGTCGGCCTTTGCCTTGGCGTCGGTGCTGAGATGGAATGTGTTTGGGACGGAGAGTGATGGCGGTGGTCTGGGCCCGATTGTTTGGTTGCTCTACATGGTGGTGCCCTTTTCACCGCTGCTGTTAGAGCTTTTTGGGTTTTACCGGAATGCCGAGCGCAAGAAGCTCAGTAGTGCTGTATTCCAGATCTGCCAAGCTGGTGGAGTGATGGGTGCTGCTGTGGGAGCGATGGTGATCATCTTTCAGGTGGATCCATCATCTCGTCTGGTGCTTGGCTTGGGTTCAGTCTTCTCGGTGGTATTCATCTTCCTGCGCTTCTATTGGGTGCGCACGATCGTGAGGAGGCGTATTGCCAATGGTGCAGGCAGGGAGAGAGTGATTTTGGCGGGGACGCCCAAGGATATTGATGATTTCCTCAAGGAGATGCCAGAGGGGGTCACGGACTACTGGGAGGTAGTTGGTCGCTTCGATCTTGATAGCGATGATCCGATGGAGTTGAAGGATATGATTGAGAAGCAGTCAGCTGAGCGTGTGATTATCAGTCCAAAGAACACCCAGTTCGAGAAGGTTTCCCAGGCGGTTGAGTTCTGCGATGCGCAGGGGCTTGAGGTGTGGGTGGCGGCTAATTTCATCCGCGCTCAGGTTTCGCGCCCGGCCTTTGATACTCTCGGTGGTAAGCCGATGTTGGTGCTGCGCTCTACCCCGGAGCTTTCTTGGTCGTTGTTGCTGAAGTCTCTTTTTGATCGCTGCGCAGCCTCGTTGATTATTCTGCTAACCTCTCCACTATGGGTCATCGCGGCCCTGGGGATCAAGTTGACGAGCTCGGGACCGATCTTCTTCAAGCAGGCGAGGGCGGGTAAGTATGGTGAATCTTTCAAGATGTGGAAGTTCCGCACCATGGTGGTGGATGCCGAAGAAAAGCTTGCTGAGGTGAAGGAGACGGTGGGTAACCAGATGCAGGGCCCTGTTTTCAAGGTCGATAATGATCCCAGGGTCTTTCCTTTTGCCCGCTTCCTGCGCAAGTGGAGTATTGATGAATTGCCGCAGCTGCTGAATGTGCTGTCTGGTGACATGAGTCTGGTTGGGCCGCGTCCCTTGCCTGTCTATGAGGTGAAGGAGTTTGAAAAGGCGGAATACAGGCGTCGTCTCAGTGTGAAGCCGGGGATCACCTGTACATGGCAAGCTGGTGGACGCAACAGTATCACCTCTTTCGAGGAATGGGTGGAGATGGATCTGAAGTATATCGACAACTGGTCGCTCTGGTTGGATTTCAAGATCTTGATCATGACCATTCCGGCCGTCCTGTTTGGTCGAGGTGCCAAGTAGGGTGCTAGATAGATGTAGAGGCTGACTAGGATAGTCAGCCTTCTTCATTTTATGGTAACAATTGAAAGAAAAATGTACTTCGCAGTTGATCGTGGCGAGTTGGGTGCTCAGACTGCGTGCGGGCTATGAAGATCATCGCAGGTTCAGCGCACAATAAATTGGCGGAGGATATTGCCTCCTATCTGGAGACTTCGGTCGCCGATGTTACCGTGGATACGTTTCCTGATGGGGAGACCTATGTTCAAATCAATGAGAATATTCGTGGTGAGGATGTCTTCCTCGTGCAGCCGACCTGCCCGCCAACGAATCACAACTTGATGGAGTTGCTGATCATGGTGGACGCCGCTCGCCGTGCAAGCGCCGGCAGAATTACCGCAGTCATGCCATTCTTCGGTTACGCTCGTCAGGACCGTAAGGATAAGCCAAGGGTGCCGATCACCGCGAAGCTTGTTGCCAATCTCATTTCCGCAGCTGGTGTGAACCGCGTGGTGACCATGGATCTCCACGCTGCCCAGATTCAGGGCTTCTTTGATATCCCAGTGGATCATCTCTACGCTCGCCCAGTTTTCATCAAGCAATTGCGTGAGCATTGTGGTCTGGATCCTAAGAATCTTGTTGTTGTCTCCCCGGACGTGGGAGGCGTGAAAAATGCCCGGGCTTATTCTGATGCCCTCGGTGCCGATTTGGCGATTGTTGCCAAGCACCGAGTCAGCGCTACGAAGGTCGAGGCGATGAACGTCATCGGTAATGTTGAAGGCAAGGACGCCTTCTTGATCGATGATATGACTGAGACTGGTGGTACTCTCTGTGCCGCTGCTGACATTCTCAAGGCACAGGGAGCCAAGCGCATTTTTGCCGGAGTGTCACATGCTGTCATTGGGGATTCCGCCCGCCGCAGGATCGAAGAATCTGCCATCGAGAGTCTGCTGACCACCGATTCCGTTCCTCAGGCATACGGTACCAATGTGGAGCCAATCTCCGTTGCCCCGCTCTTTGGTGAAGCGATTCGCCGTATCAACCACGGTGAGAGTGTCTCCTCTCTCTTCGATATTTAAGAGATATTGATTACTTCCGTCGCAATCCATGCGGCACTAGCACAAGGCGCTCCGATTTCAAGTCGGGGCGTTTTTTGCTTTTCGGATATGATTGACATTTTAGCTCCAGTGGGTTAAGGAGCGCGCCCGCTCGCGGAAAGAAATATCATCTCTCTCTACTACCAGCCAACTTTTCGCGAGGGTAACAATACTAGAAACGTCCGATAAAGCAGCTTCGGGCGATGTCTAACTCAAAAAGAAACAACAACAAATGGCTATACAAACACTTGAAGCTACTTTGCGCCAAAGGACTGGTTCTGGCGTACTCAATTCCATGCGCCGTGAAGGTTTTGTTCCTTCCGTAGTTTATGGAGCGGTTGAAAACCAAAACGTGAAGGTTCACGCGAAGACCTTCCGTGACATGCTCAATGAGCATCCATCTTCCCAGATCCTTGTTAACCTCAAGGTAGAAGACCAGCCTGAGAAGCTCGTATTCATCCAGGACATCCAGTTCGACGCACTTACAGGCGCGATCCTTCACGCTGACTTCCGTGCAGTGACTGAAGACACAACCATCACAGCTAAGCTTCCAATCAAGCTTAACGGTGAGCCTAAGGGTGTGAAGATCGGTGGTCTCCTCGAGCAGCTGGTTCACTCCATGAAGGTGAAGTCTCTTCCTAAGGATCTCCCGCTTACCATCAATGCTGATGTATCTCACCTCGACGTGAGCGACAACCTCACTGTTGGTGACATCAATTTCCCAGAAGGCGTAACTCCAACACTTGATAGCAAGGTTCTCGTAGCCCTCGTTGCTAAGACTCGTGCCGCTCAGTCCGCACAAGGCGCCGCAGCTGCTAAGTAAGCCTGACCTCGACGTTGTAATGTTTCACAGCCAGCCTGTAGCTGCCTAGGCAAAGCAGGCTGGTGCTTTTCACAAGCAAGTGGCGATTAAACTAGTCATCGGATTGGGAAATCCCGGACGCAAGTACGATCAAACCCGGCACAATGTGGGGTTCGATGTCTTGGATCGTCTGGCAGGCCAGGCTGGTGCGGAGTTTGTGAAGCACTTGAAGTGGAATGCGCAGATCGCAAAGCTACCGACGGCCATGCTGATGAAGCCGCTGACATTCATGAATGAAAGCGGCAGGGCAGCGGGGTCGGCACTCAGGTTCTATAAATGGAATCCTGAAGAGGTGCTGGTCATCTATGATGATGTCGATCTTCCTGTGGCCTCTCTCCGGTTCCGGATGGGTGGCTCAGCAGGGGGGCACAATGGACTGAAATCATTGATCCAGCATTTCGGCAGTGACCGGTTCCCCCGGTTGAAGATCGGCATCGGCAGCCCGAAACCGGGTGAAATGGTGGGGCATGTGCTAGGTAAGTTCAAACCTACTGAGAAACCCGAAATCGAAAACGCCCTTGATACAGCGACAGAAGCTGTGCAGCGTGCGTTATCGGATGGGGTGGAAGCCGCCGCGAATCTTTACAATGTCAAAAAATAATTAACCAAAAAGCATTTAAAAATTATGAGCAGAAAATACGAAGGTCTCGTTGTTCTCGACACCAAAGGCAAAGAAGGCTCCGTCGAAGAGATGGTGAGCGAAATCGGCAAGCGCATCGAAGCTGAAGGTGCTACCCTCGACGAGGTGCAGCAGATTGGACGCAAGAAGTTCGCTTACAACGCACGTCAAATCGAAGGTGGTCACTACGTGACATACACTTTCACTGCTGAAGCTGAAGCTGTGGACAAGATCAAGGCTAGCCTCGACCTTGCTGACGGCATCTACATGCATCAGTACCGCCGCGTAGGTTAATGCACTATTTTATCAGCGCGCAGCTTCTTTTCAGGTTGCGTGCTGATGCTGGTTGCCTAGTATCCACCTATCATGTCTAGTTTTAACAAAGTAATGATCATGGGCAATGTGACCCGTGATATTGAGGTGCGTTATACGCCCAAAGGCACAGCTGTTACTGATCTTGGAGTCGCGACTAACCGTCGAGTAAAGCAGGGAGAAGAGTGGGTCGATGAGACTACCTTCGTGGACGTTACCCTCTGGGGGCGTACTGCTGAACTCGCTGGACAGTATCTGAGCAAGGGGCGCCCGGTATTCATCGAGGGTCGTTTGCAAATGGATACCTGGACCGACAGTCAGACTGGTAAGCAGCGCAGTAAATTGAAGGTGGTAGGGGAAAACATGCAGTTCCTGGGCTCCGGAGGTGGAGGTCAGGGCGGCAATGGTGGCGGTGGTGCTCCTCAGCAGCAGCGTCAGCAGCGTCCACAGAGCCAGCCGGCTCAGGGCGGTTCACCCTCGCAGCACATGGAGGATGACTACGATGATGATGATATCCCGTTTTAAGTCACTCCCATAAATCTCAATGCAAACCCCGGTGGTCTGACCTCCGGGGTTTTTTGTGTCTACGAGGTGTGTTGTGGAGCAGCGGCGTGTCTACGCTTGAGGTGTGTTGTGGAAAAAGCGAACGGTGGGAAACTTGTCCGGTCTGTGGAAGTCGGGTTCTCCATCGCCGAGATGGGCTGCGCTGAGGAATTTTTGCTCGGGTGAGTTCAGGATGAAGGCGGCGTTGAGTTTGGTCTCGGGCCCGAAGTTGAAGCGTTCTCGTAGATGCTTCAGGGGGATGGCGGCGGCGCACATCCATGAGCCATCCGGAGCCAGGTCGGCATAAGTCGCGACATCTGGGAATGGGGAGTCCTCTTCCTCAGCTCTGACCCGGGCTGCAGTGAACTCGGCAGACCACCAGGCGCCATTCGGGGCCAGATTGAATTCCAGGTATCTACCTGTCTGCGGGTCTAACAGAAAGAATTCAGCTGCATCGTGTTTCCAGAGTTCTGCTTGAAATTGTCCAGGGCGTGCCTGGGGGTGAATAGAGGCGGGGGACTGATGGCAGGCCACGAACCAGAGGTGGCTGTGATCGACGGCAAAGCCAAAGGCGACGGGCTTTTCCAATTCCTCACCGTGCCAGTCTTTGCTTACGCCAAAGAGCGATAGATTAAGGTGTCCCCAAAACAATTGTTCCTGTGCCACTTCAATGTTCATGCGCGTATTCAAGCAGTCTGGTGAGATTAGGGAAGCCGTGAATGGATTCTTTTTGAGAGTGGTTTTATTTAAGTATGGTTAAGCTTTGTATTATCTGTTAGATTATTTTTTGAGATTTGATGAAAAAGATTGATTGCCCCCGTCAGTATATATTACGTAGTCATTATTAATAACCCACACACCCCTCCCAGATGCATCGAAAATGCATGCTATTGAGTATATAGGACCACAACCTAAGAAGAAATCTCGCAGACCAGCTTTGGGCGGCTGGGTCATTCTATTGATGGCTGGTTTGTTTGTTAGTTACTTCGCTTGGCCAACCTTCGCGGATTACGTGCGCAAGGCTCAAGACACGGCCACAGCAGACAAGGTGGATATCGCTGTGATGCAGTTGAGCCAAAGTGAGAGTTTTGGGAACAAGCTGGCGATCGCGGCTCTGCAGCGTACCAAGGTGGATGTTCGTTATGATGGAGCTTACTATCAGATTGAGTATCCGATGGGTGACGTACCCGCGAACAAGGGGGTGAGTTCAGATGTCATTATCCGCAGCTACCGTGCTATGGGGATAGATCTTCAGCAGCTGGTGCATGAGGATATGAAGAGTCACTTTAGATTGTATCCGCAGCTTTGGGGACAGACCGAGGCGGATACGAACATTGACCACCGCCGCGTTCCAAACCTGCAGCGTTTCTTTAAGCGCAAGGGGCAAGAGATTCCAGTTACTCGAAAAGCTGAGGATTACGAGTTTGGCGATATCGTGGTTTGGAATCTTCACGACGGGGAGTCCCACATCGGTATCGTCGTTCCAGGGCCGGGTTCACATTCTGCAGAGAAGTGGGTTGTCCACAATGCAGGTGAGGGGACCCGCTGGGAGAATTCTTTGTTCATCTATACGGTAAGAGGTCATTACCGCTACGGTCACTAAGTGGCCGCTTTCTCCTTGGGAGATTGTTAATAAATTCTCCGTGCATGTGCTCCAGAGTCCGCCGGGCCCCGGGTGTTATCAATCGGTCACATTCTTCACCATAAATGTCTCAGGGATGGCTTGCTAATTGCTGTATCGCACACTAGTAAGTCCAATATATCGAAGCCTGATTGGCTTCAGAACCTAAGCTAAAAGATTTTATGGAAGGAATTGCAATCATGACCTCGGGCGGTGACGCCGCCGGAATGAACCCAGCCGTGAAATGTGCGGTTGATTATTCACGCAAAAAAGGCCTCAAACCATTCCTTATTCGCAATGGCCTGCGTGGAATGATTGATGGGGATATCTCGGAAGCAACCCGCGAGGATGTATCCGGGATCATGCACCGAGGCGGAACGGTACTTCGTTCATCTCGTTCCCAGCGTTTCTTTGAATACGATTACCGCAAGCAAGCTTATGATAATCTCCAGAAGCTTGGTATCAATAAGCTGATCGTGATCGGTGGTGATGGCTCCTTCAATGCGCTCAACCAGTTCTATTCTGATTTCGGCGTGCCGTTCGCCGGTATCCCTGCGACCATCGATAATGATATCCCTGGCACCGACTACTGTCTTGGTGTGGATACGGCTCTCAACATGATCCGTCAGTCTGTGGATTCCATCCGTGACACCGCGACATCCTTCAGCCGTGCCTTCGTGATTGAGACCATGGGGCGCCACTGCGGCTACCTGGCCATGGTGAGTGCTCTCTCAAGTGGTGCGGAAATTTGCTTGGTTCCTGAGGTCGAATACGACCTTGAGAAGATCGGCGAGCGTCTTCGCTCTGATCTGAATGACGGCCGCGACTACATCATTGCGATGGTGGCTGAAGGTACCAACATGGCTGAGTATTTGACCCGCTGGATCAAGATTAACCTGAACATGGATGCTCGTCTCACCGTTCTGGGGCACGTGCAGCGTGGTGGTTCACCTACAGTGCGTGACCGCATCATGGCATACAAGTTTGCAGTCGAAGCCGTGGACGCCCTGCTTGACGGCGAGACCAACAAGATCATGATCTTCCGCGACGGTGACTTTGGTCGCCTTGCGATCGATAAGGTCACTGATAGCAAGGTCGAGCTGAATCAGCAGATCATCAAGCTTGCTGAGCATCTCAGTCACTAAGGCCATTGCAAATTCTCTTAAGTCTTATACTTGCGATGTAGAGTAGAATCGCTCAGAGTCCCCTCTAGCAATTCATCAACAAATCTATGTTCAAACGTTTAGGTAATCTCATCAAAGGCTTTTTCGGACTCTTCGTCGGAGGATTGGAGAAGCGTAATCCTGAAGCTCTGCTTGAAGTGGAGAAGGAGAACCTGCGCAAGCAGATCGCCAAATTCAACCAAGGCCTGGCTACGCATGCCGGTTTGGTGGAGAAGCTAGTCGCTCAAGTGCGTAAGCTGGACAAGGAGGAGAATGAGCTGCGCGCCAAGACTGCTGCTCACCTCAAAGCTGGCAACCGTAAGTTGGCCGGTGAGTTTGCTCTCAAACTCAAGAAGGTGGATGCTGAGCACGATGATGTGAAGGTCCAGTTGGAAGACGCCGAGAAGCGTTACAAGGAGCTGATCCGTGCTCGCGACGTATCCGTGAAGGAAGCTCGTGACAAGATCGAGAGCCTGAAACGCGGTATCGACGACATGAAGGTGCAGAAGGCTATGGCTGAGCTCAATGAGATGGCCGCTGGTATGGTGACCGACATTGGAGGTTCCGGGGATACCTTGAGCCGTCTTGATGAGATCGTCGAAGAAGAGCGCACCAAGGCAGCAGGTCGTGCCCGTGTCGCCAAGGACAGTCTCGATATGACTGATATCTCCATGAAGGAGAGCGAGCAGGATGCTCTTGCTGAAATGGCTTTGGCTGACTTTGCTGCCGCTGAAGGCATGCAGATCGAGACTACGGACAACCAGGCGCCTCCAAGTTCTACTGAGGAGCAGACCAAGTCCTCCGGTACTATGGGGCCGGGCGTGACTGAGTAAAGCTAGCCTGTTAGTTTATCGTTTTTTATCGAAGGGTCTTGCCGCAGGCGGGCCCTTCATTGTTTAGTGATGTCATGAATAATCTTCCTGCTTGGGCGGATGAAGTGATCGCATCTTACGAGAGTGGTGCGGCAGGATGTTTTGTATTACACGGGAATGTGAACGATCGCCTGATCGTGCCGAGGCCTGATGGTTCGTTGCGCCTGGGTAACTTGAGTGAGTTCCTGATGCGTGCACTCTTGCCTAGATTTGACGTAGTTCTGTCTTACGACCTGGGCTTCGGCATGCGTGTCGAGAGGGGCGGGGAGGTTTTCAGTGAATGGCCAAGTCTGGGGGATACCCCTGAACTTCCGCATCTTCCTTTGCCTGCTATTAGGACGCTCACGCACTACATGCAGTATTGCAGGAATCTTAAAATCATGGGCCAGAAGGCGCCTAAGGTGGCGGTGATTGTGCGTCAGTCCCATCTGGTGTGCCCGGCGATTCCTAATCTGCTGAACTATGAGCTGAGTTCGATGGCCTCGCTACTCAGAGGGTGGGCTGCTGATGGTAGACTGTGCGAGTTTGGCCAGGCTGCGTTCTTGATATCTGAGAATATGAATGGCTTGCATCCTCTGGTGGCAGACTGCCCGAATATGGATCCTGTGGAGATCCCCTTGCCGGCAGCCAAGCAGATTTCGGCTACCTTGGAGCTGTTGAAGCCGGATTGTCCGCAGGCGCTGGGAGATTTTGTGGATCAGCTTGACTTGGTAGCCAGCAGGTTGACGGGGGCTACGGTAAGTTCGGTGGAGGCCTTGCTTAAAAGGCGTGAACATGACAAGAAGCCACTAGATGATGATAGTCTGGCGGATCTGAAAAAGGATCTGGTGGAGAGAGATTGTGATGGCTTGATCGATTTCGTGGAGCCGGACCGCACACTGGACGATGTGGTAGGGCTGGATGGCGTGAAGCAGTGGTTGAGGCAAGATATAGAGCTCTGGAAACAGGGGGAACTGGAGGCCTTGCCGATGGGTTATCTCTTCTGTGGGCCGGTGGGCACTGGCAAAACTTATCTGGCCGAGTGCCTGGCGGGTGAGGCAGGGGTGCCTGTGGTGACAATGCGAAACTTCCGTGACAAG
The sequence above is drawn from the Rubritalea squalenifaciens DSM 18772 genome and encodes:
- a CDS encoding ATP-binding protein is translated as MNNLPAWADEVIASYESGAAGCFVLHGNVNDRLIVPRPDGSLRLGNLSEFLMRALLPRFDVVLSYDLGFGMRVERGGEVFSEWPSLGDTPELPHLPLPAIRTLTHYMQYCRNLKIMGQKAPKVAVIVRQSHLVCPAIPNLLNYELSSMASLLRGWAADGRLCEFGQAAFLISENMNGLHPLVADCPNMDPVEIPLPAAKQISATLELLKPDCPQALGDFVDQLDLVASRLTGATVSSVEALLKRREHDKKPLDDDSLADLKKDLVERDCDGLIDFVEPDRTLDDVVGLDGVKQWLRQDIELWKQGELEALPMGYLFCGPVGTGKTYLAECLAGEAGVPVVTMRNFRDKWVGSTEANLEKIFALLHALGRCIVFVDEADQALGKRQGGSGDSGVSSRVYSMMAKEMSNTRNRGKIMWVLASSRPDLIEVDLKRPGRVDVKIPLFPTLNKQEGFSLIRALCKRRDLSIKEEDFPVVEALVPDLLTPGAAETISVQTFRLSKTSEHGDLDALLTCLRDYRPPIAHETLKFQMRLAMDEATDASLIPSDVNI